The segment acactttgtatgttcacactttattaagatcacacaagtaatttccaaaatttatcgaggtgaacatcaagaagaacatctgcaagttattccaatcatttttgtaccatttggtggcgagtacgtattaaagaatgtcgtgcaagtgtgtctaactttgtaaaacaagcatactcgggctactttgagaacccattagcagctaacagcaaggcctggactccaaatttttatatgtgcgtttatgagcaaataagaatagactctacttttactaaaaatagtcttataatttggcgcgaaccatctaaacaccatgatgattattatttctgcattgtgaatataaccagaagaaacagcaaaaaaattgttccaagcgactctattgtaacttgcagtctacaattagaacgattctgacttctggtgataaatctgtacctcagccccaacccagtacctccaatctacttcaagaactttcagaaggtagtgacgatgttttacatctcaacttagactattcaatcaaaatgatttggaccacttaatgagagatcttagattgtctaaaaagcatcagaacatgtggcttctcggctcaaaggaacaaatctgataacatgtgttacggtatattgttctcactactctcaaaacattcagcagctgatgttgcacttccagcgacttgggtgcaacatgggcattaagtttcattttctctgtaatcatttagactgttttccagaaaatttaggtgactttcaacctaagataacttttttttttttttttattcactataggtaagcgcttgaccacaatcacacctgatggaaagtgatgatgtgatctaagatgggacgcgtttacctagaaggtgcctattcactcttgttttaaagatacccggattgtaattggtgggaaacacagatcgcggaagagtattccaaaccttagccatgcgtatgaggaatgaagacgcaaaacgttttgtgcgtgtagatggaatgtcgacgacataaggatggaaactcgcccgacgtcttgcggttcggtggtaaaatggtgaaggggggacaagatcgaaaagtaccataccaaaggggataatatcatatgaaagggctctattatacattctaaaacaggttttatttattattattatgtaaaatagtgtttgatttatcgcgcaaaatgtagaaaaaaatatacaataagtcaaaaactgtgaaaatctgtcaattttttttggattccaagccgaaaatatatttaagaatttatttattaataggaatcgagagtttatgcactagatagagttcgttcattcactgaaattcccagttcattttctggcaatttatccttttcttaaataaaataatttataataattaataccacgcattttatttgattttttgatatttaaataatttaagagtgtttacctactgtgtacagacacacaaaatataaaaattagttatagaacgattctcatataccttaattttaggtcaatgtcagggtagtccttattcgttcatgtactggatcttttaccctcctacgtcaaaatactaaaagtccgcgtaaatttcgcagattgaaatgtctgcttgattaattgtcaatagagggtcatgacatgtcgaaattgctagtttgaaggtgaaatcgtctatgtcattcgcattggttttcctcttaacagCTGCGCTTAcactttacatattttattatttagatttataaGCCTGACACTGGAGTcaattctgatgtttttctctaaacttaagagtatctgcatctttttctttaaaatttttttttttattcaattaaacttttacaagtactttcgaatcgtcaaaagcatttaccactggttcggaatgcctttcctactttaaaaaaccagcaagaaactcagtgaTTGCTCTTTCTAagtaatattgctaaaaaggaattgaacatgaaatttaaattaaaaactcaaaattttagtgctactctACAAAAACACTATACTCAAGTCACAAGGATTGAcagttttactttaaaattaagtttgtctgtccttatCTTCttatattggtaagaaaaagatgctaaaatttaattgcgatcagaatcagtaccaatgacTCTCATGTTCTTATTGGTTAGGTAGTCTAAGTGCAGAAATGAAACACAGGACAGTAAAAGGCTTTGGATTTCTCAGATTTGAGAtattcttaaataataataagcagagaatgaattaaaaatgactttaaaaaatcttttattaaaCATAACATTTTAAGGGAAAATATGCCACCACAGACTAACAGAAAAAGATAGATGGACAACAGGTGTTGAAATTTACTTTATGATGACTTTTTTTAGATTAATCTGTATATGACACTCATGGTAAAACACTTCTATATGAGTATATAGTCCTGCTTGTTGCCCTTTTGCCAGCAGGCCTGCGTCTTGAAAGCTGTATCGCAGTCATCAGCACCCTTCTGTGTTCCGCATCCTCGCATGGTATCAGAATGTTTCTGTAGTTCTGGAGGCAGTACTGCAATCACTGCTTCCACATCCACCTCACCATCTGACATCATTCCAGCAGTCTCCATCACACACTTTATGTAGCATTTGAGTTTACCATCGGGCATTAAATCTGCGCCACCGTTTACCTTTTAATAAACaacaagaattttaaaaaagttacaGGCTAAttgtacaaggaaccaaaagcttaatttgctataatccaccaaaccaacgaaatctgtatggtacgcagcaccacacaaattccaaccccactcgacgcgcgtttcgccccgacaccggagcatcctcaggagatgtagaccttacaatgtctaattgtaAGGTGGTATTCTCGGAGCGAAatgcgcgtcgagtggtgttggaatttgtgtggtgctgcgtaccatacagatttcgttggtttggcggattatagcaaattaagcttttggttccttgtatatcatggacttccgcaaaataacgcctgcttctataatacatctTAATTGTTCAAGTTAAAAGCCAACTCATATGTGCATGGATGATGCCAGGACTTTCTTATATCATCACTATAAAATGAATAGTAACTAAATAATACCTGCaacaatttcttaaaaattctgtgggaactctttgatcttctgGTATAAAGAGTAGCCTGTTtctctccaggatgcaagctactatCTATCAAAttctgtcaaaatcggttaaacagatgggccatgaaaaagtaacagacagttttgcatgtataatattagtgatatGGAATATGGATGAATCTGAATCACCCCGGCTTTGTTTAGgaggaatttctgaaaaatggaaACCCCATCTAAGTAGGGCTCCATGTTATAATAGGTCTACGATTATAATAAAAAGCTCAAAATTCTAAACAATGCAGTTTGAATTGTATGGCAGGCACCTCTAAACTTTTCGAAGTTAAGTgggttttaaacaattaaattatatcacttgctttaacaatgaaggaaaaaatatcgtgagaaaaccagcctgagtgttctccataatgtcatCAAATGTAAGGCCTCATTCGAGGCACGAGAGCTtatttaacgtccgttaaaaaagcgttcaaatggAACAAATGCATTCCAAGGTTTACACGTCAACGCTTGTATAacgcgcaacgccgggttttaacgcaacgcttttttaacgctcgtgcgaattagggcttagtctggcaatccacacttggccagcattgtagactatggccatgtccttctcattctaagaaaaGCTCTGTGCTAGACCAGCgatgggtgatgatgatgatgacgaataaATACCTTTTTCAAGATCATTAAAAATTCGCTCTTACTCTCTCTATTTGGATATTTGGTACGGCAAATTCATAACAACTGCTACTTTTTTACCTTGTCTATTAATCCCACATCAACTCCTGATTCCTCAACGCAATTTTCTCTCAACATTTTGGCTAGTTCCGCCATTTCTCCGTCCAAGGCTGAAACTCCCAATATAAAAAGCCCCACAAAATATAAAGATAACTTTGTATCcatcttataagttataacaccAGTGAAAACTTCGGTTAAATGCTAACAAATGAGTTAGGTGTAACTTATACCCTTTTTATATAGCCTTTGCTAATGTCACTGATATGATTAATGAGGAGGGTATGTTCTGATCGCCAAATTACAGCTTCTAGttgatgtttaaaaaaaatttgtttgttaAGTGCATAGACTAAAGGTAAAAGACAGATGGAGCCAGAGATTTCAGTAAAAATGAAGCTAGTGGTTTCTGTATCAGTTACATAGTGTTAAGCTAACAATGTTAACAattaaagttattattagcTTCTTTTTCAAGAAAGAAGTTTCTTCAGATCTGTTTTATGTTCGTTGGGGTTCTGCCTATTATTATTCCTTTAGTCTATTCTTACCAGGATTTTCTGATATCCAAATTATACCTTCACAAgttgattattaaaaaatatgtcaGTTGAATGTTGTTTAAGTTAATAGCACACTATTTTTTTATCTGCgtgtaattattgtaaaatgaaaTGTCATTGTGAAAAATTACATGCACTTGAATAGTGTGTTTTCGTCTAAAATTGGTGGTTTGTTTGTCAAGTCTATTTGATTTGGccttgaaagtttttttttttcatttgattcTGTAGTTAGcatactaatgttatatttttaaaggacTCGTAAACTTTTTTCTAAAGTAATAACTACGCTATAAAATACGCAATAAATCTGCCATTCCTATCTGCGAACCAACAATTTTGAGCAAttttatatcacttgctttaacagtgaaggaatatatcgtgagtaaacctgcatgcctgagagttttccataatgttctcaaagatgtgtgaggCATGCCAATCTGCAATTGgcttggtggactatggccaaaacccttctcattctgagaggaaatccgtgttcagtagtgggccagcgatgtaGCGAACCCTAGAATGTCTTCTGTTGACTCTGGGATACGCTAGTTGAAAAAATcagatttttgacgtgacaacgtctatataattcgatagagccggctgcacgcacgaaaaaacatgactcatgcggcgttacctcgctctgaggcgttccatgtaaggcttgaagtgcaagcgagagcgcggaacgagcgacaaagaagcacaatcggcctttgttgtcacgttcaactatcgtcagtaaaccgactttacagacaaccaattttttattatcagGTTAGCGCGTTTGCacagatgtctattcactctcttcttctcagacttgggcgcgtttggaaccctcgtagctttagttttaagttaacgtaattaattatcactactacatcattgtttgacagttagaaagtgtacaatagtacctaatttgaataaatgactttgactttgactcatGCTTTGATGGTACTCAAGTTATAGTTGGTAGGAAACATGGACGTCGGAAGGAAGTCAGCTGAATTTAAGGGATTGTTTCGTTGTTGCAGACGCGGATGCAGTCGCTGCGCTCGGCGCACAACGGCAGCATCGCCGAGACCTTCCGCTACATGGTGCAGCGCGAGGGACTACTCAGGTGCCCACACCCTTCATTGTTTATACCCACACCATCAATAACTCAACCCATCGCCTCGGTTCAGCTTATTCTGTTTATCCACCCTTGAACATTCACCCTAAGGGGTATACTCGGATACGTATATCcgtcagcccggctagcatgggcagtagatgaaaattatatcccccgattatatccacttatgtcatagaaatcagtggatataatcggggatatctactgcccatgctagccgggctggtgtaTCCACCTCAGATTAAAAACTAACGTACAAGGAACCAagagcttaatttgctataatccgctgaacgacaaatctgtatggtgcaacatgcagcatgcgatacgTACCGCTCgctctcccactgctaaacgtgcaggaaaagccagccaccaagcaagcaatacacactACTACCACGCAGTACCACACCCAAAACCACTAGACTCACGTTGATGATGCGTATtgtttgcttggtggctggcttttcctgcatgtttagcagtgggagggcaggTAGTGCATATCGCatactgcatgttgcaccatttCAACgggttatagcaaattaagctttaggttccttgtatatcacggacttccgcaaagtaacgtctacttctatacaacatttaaaaataagGCTTATTCCGTTtccattcaaaaatatatacaCAGTATACACCCTAGACCCCTAGGGTAGCTACACTCTGGTGTATACTCGAAAACGCGTGTCCGTTTGTCCACCCCCATCTAGGGGTGGATATACGGAATTACCATTGGTTCTCTTGTGGATTTTCTGATCATCCTTCACTGAAACTCCTAACACAGCTCGCTAAGCGACTTTGAACGCATTGCAACGCCTAGATTAAATTAGGAAAGTGAAAGTAGGCGAGTTGGCACAGGGACTCTCGGCTAAAATAAGGAATAGTCGATGACGTCACATCTCCTCATTGCTACGAGTATTAAGGCGTCCATTAGACGATAGGTTTTGCTGTCAGTTTCGCCAGTAACAGCTGTGACTGacggttaacagggctctctccgtcactcgtttccactcgtttcatacaatcgtagttccaatttcatttgaatattaagcaaccaaagaccatgaaattttgcagacatattctagaaactaatatctgtgtctgtggtgtattagatttttctaaaaatatgtagttttaaaattacaggggctccaagatttgtatgaaaatattttaacagaaatctggaaaaccacagacatagatattactttctagaatatgtctgcaaaatttcatggacttaggttgcttagtattcaaatgaaattggaactacgattgtatgaaacgagtggaaacgagtgacggagagagccctcttaacctaCTGGCTTTCTTTCTTCTATATGGTCAAGTTACCGCACTTAAACGCTTATGTCTTCCTCTACTTTCTCTGTTCTCTATGGGCTGGTTACTTCACGGAAACGCTTccgtcttcttcttcttctttctttcttctctctgggctggtttccgcacttccGTTTCGTTCGCGTTCCGTCTATTGTGCGTGTTTTGTTCTTCCCCGCCGGAGTCGTCACCCCAGCTATCTTaactcgctccagaagccaagtagaccacCCAGGTAGCCGAgggagaaaaaaataaaaaaatctaataatgaCTGATGTTTGCTTTACAAAAATCGATATCTGACTATTAATCaatatgtgtgtctgtctcttgGTCTGCTACTTTTCCACGCCCCATCCGTTTagctgattttgacgaaatagatagatagataatagaataaattttgatagaatagaaaggattttcagaaattctatcCCGATCCAAGCCGGAACGGGTAAGCTAGTGGTCTAGAAATTGATTGATGAGTAGAACCTATCGTTTATAGGGTGCCTAAGAGTTAGGTCATAACTATTTCATTGGGTCTTTCCCGACAGatgcatgtaggtaggtacaaacatCTTAGTTACGCCCATTGAATGAATAAGCTTCGTGCTCGCATCAAGGTTAGGAGATTTGTGGTGACAATGTTAATACAATACCAATGTATTAAAACGTCAAGCggtggtgatagcctagcggtGAATACGTCGGCTGCCTATTTCGggttcggggttcgatcccgggtacgcacctctaaattttctTAAGTTAGGAAcgtttttaactcccgacccataaagaggagtgttataagtatgacgtgtgtatctgtgtatctgtctatagcatcgtagctcctaaactaatgaaccgattttaatttagtttttttgtttgaaaggtggcttcatcgagagtgttcttagctataatccatccAATCCCCCcccaccccccccccccccccccccttggagttgaattttcaaaaacatcttctaaacggatgtctacgtcataatatagctatctgcatgccgtgtttcagcccgatccgtccaatagtttgagctgtgcgttgatagatcagtcagtcagttagctttttagaagttttttttttaattttatttaatgtgcCTATAAGCTAAATACTCTAAATGCCATTAGGCATTTCGACTTGTTGACCTTGGTTTAATGTAGAATAGGAATCAAAATACGGACTCGTTTTAACAGTTCCATCTGATTATTACCCTGGTGGCTTGCATATCAGGTTTTCCTTATTTTTCCTGCTACCTAAATGTCGTATGAATAATTTAAAGTGCATACGAAACTGATGAATCAAGAACGTACGGCGAACTAACGGTCCTAACTGTTGCCAAGTTTTAGTTCTTATCGAGATTctatgtaatttcaaaatatacatataattgcCAGCTAAACCTTCGCGCCTTCCTTTAACATTCGTcttttttttggataaaaatagcgagcaaacgatcAGGCGGGTGAATTGCCACTTCGATGGCGAATCACCAAGATTTGGGAGCCACTATGACTATCATTAtttgttttgattattttttttttctgtctgagcaaagccaaagtatgctctatagattttagcCTTAGTctcaatagtttttattttagtggTACTGTTAAACATCTCCCTGTTATCAGTCTTATCATTTATCAAATTATCACCATACGTGCGGCGATACGAAATCACTAGCACCGGTCCGTAATTCATAATGCGGGCTGCTTACCGTTTTTAACCTCTTGAAACGTTTTTGGGCTTATTCTGTATATCCACCTTATCTATGGTTTATTGGGCCCTAGATAAACGCTAGATAAGATGGCGATCCGAGTTTACTCCTTTataacgcacaacagacggaaacgtttaagtgcggaaaccagcccagagagaagaaaaaatACCACCAACCCAAcccttacaaataaaatatacaaattcacTACCCGGCGTTTATGCGAATAGGGTGGCTAAGGTGGACAATCGGAATAAGTTAAATTTTGATTACTGGCCTTAAgaattttcttcttcttcttcctggCAGGTTTCTGCAATTAAACGTTTTCTTCTTTTGTGCGTCTCTTCTTCTTCTCAagtcttaagacactgttaaagcgagacagcgttatatcgttGACATAgatccgtctcgttttaactgtgtcttgagtctgagcaaaatcaaagctCGAGCTCTAATACATCTCAGCCTAATGCCTAATTCCCACGGTGCATGATTGTGCGGATTATCACGCACGGCCGAGGACGTGTCTGCGCTCCCTACGCTGCGTCCGGTGGGGGTTAGTCCGCGTTCGTCTataatatcacgcaccgtgggaagccggtataaGACTTCCTACGCAAGAGAGATCGTCATTCGTCATATCAGGAGGCTTTATAAGAATTAATTTGAGTGCAACAAAGTATCTTGTGTGTAATTCCATGTGTAAATATGCGGCGGAAACAGCCATTTAATTCGcgaccagtaggtacctatttgtttgtCTCAATCTTCTCAATACTcagtaatacctacctatctcgaAACGGGTAATTACTTGCATTGGAGTCTACATCATACTGACTATGCGTTTTATCATCACGGTAGTACATTGTTATTGTactctaataataatacaaaacgttaaaaataactagataaagttaaacagcactaaaacccgactgctaGCAGCGAACTGTCGATAGATAgcgaaaaataaaattgttgtctgacgctcggtgtattttaacgtTGTACTTTACACTAATGAACTCAGATTtctttcctctttcatttaatatcccactcgatacaatagcaaaaaaaatttgggaTACCCCCACTTTTCTGGATCCGTCAGATTAATTTGTtcctataaaatgtagcctatgctatctggaccataataacgaattgattgacacctcatttatcaataTCGgctaatttaggcgctacggtagaacacagaatctgataaaacatacctacattacctacatagactgctaaaattataacctttccttttggctttgtcgtagtcgggtaaaaagtggtGATGGCCCCCTATTCCTTGATCGAAACTTCTAACTTTATGGAAAGTGCACTTAGTTGTCATTTGTTAGGTCGTCTGTTTGTTGCAGTTGTAACTAAAgcaaacattaattaattttattatctgttaATTGTTAGATATCACCGAATTGTACAGTAATCTCCAATTACTTATACCATTATCAGTAGTTGTTAAAAATCGTTTACAATAGAGCTGCGACCTTGCAACAACGTAAACGGGTTATCGATATCATCGCACAG is part of the Maniola jurtina chromosome 24, ilManJurt1.1, whole genome shotgun sequence genome and harbors:
- the LOC123877762 gene encoding general odorant-binding protein 69a-like, coding for MDTKLSLYFVGLFILGVSALDGEMAELAKMLRENCVEESGVDVGLIDKVNGGADLMPDGKLKCYIKCVMETAGMMSDGEVDVEAVIAVLPPELQKHSDTMRGCGTQKGADDCDTAFKTQACWQKGNKQDYILI